The following proteins are co-located in the Manihot esculenta cultivar AM560-2 chromosome 9, M.esculenta_v8, whole genome shotgun sequence genome:
- the LOC110623331 gene encoding uncharacterized protein LOC110623331, which produces MALAVVNGPTVTEFVEDKQAFETSVKECFEMLDTNGDGEISRDELCAGICKFMTQTKQEMGNLCDSIFERFDENKNGSIDPKEFRSLMEEIMFAMARGIGNSPVLMVLDPESLLMKAVQHEYAKK; this is translated from the coding sequence ATGGCTTTGGCAGTGGTGAATGGACCAACGGTGACGGAATTTGTAGAAGATAAGCAAGCATTTGAAACGTCCGTGAAAGAATGCTTTGAAATGCTCGACACTAATGGCGATGGAGAAATTTCACGTGATGAGCTTTGTGCAGGAATTTGCAAGTTCATGACTCAGACAAAACAAGAGATGGGTAATCTTTGCGATTCCatttttgaaagatttgatgagaaTAAAAATGGGAGTATTGATCCTAAAGAGTTTAGGTCATTGATGGAGGAGATTATGTTCGCCATGGCTCGTGGGATTGGTAACTCTCCTGTCCTTATGGTTCTTGATCCTGAAAGCTTGCTCATGAAGGCTGTCCAGCATGAATATGCCAAGAAATGA
- the LOC110623691 gene encoding probable serine/threonine-protein kinase WNK9, with translation MNGLSHLQPDYSEFVEVDPTGRYGRYNEILGRGASKTVYRAFDEYEGIEVAWNQVKLYDFLQSPEDLERLYCEIHLLKTLKHKNIMKFYTSWVDTANRNINFVTEMFTSGTLRQYRLKHRRVNIRAVKHWCRQILRGLLYLHSHDPPVIHRDLKCDNIFVNGNQGEVKIGDLGLAAILRKSHAAHCVGTPEFMAPEVYEEAYNELVDIYSFGMCILEMVTFEYPYSECTHPAQIYKKVISGRKPDALYKVKDPEVRQFVEKCLATVSLRLSARELLNDPFLQIDDCESNFKPVDYGSEFDGMSTLIRQPYLEFHENTYPYSGGYSNGYSYEAQDELEYHPVEFEHSGIELFKYHDEEHSANVDISIKGKRQDDGGIFLRLRITDRDGRIRNIYFPFDIETDTALSVATEMVAELDITDQDVTKIADMIDGEIASLVPEWRPGPGIEETPRFANQTFCHNCASNRTSNGSLVDFLSNNPCCRNGCASMHGRFEEITFQADEPEHHLSENAPNLLSHSDSLQYQEIWGQHESRELTPVGSGRSHSDEEYERTDQSISTKDENNVKMENDFQSGAGPLHLSFGSLSLCSDLSDSNENKVQQELRWLKAKYQIELGKLRDQQLTIVSKSSSSNIECKQGNGIFSPAVTNSFQETSNGNLFKSLGHEKLYGPTLHTDLNKRARNCRAIKESSRTGDMVPAKSFYNSSLLPHSLHRTTSLPVDAVDV, from the exons ATGAATGGTCTCTCACATCTTCAGCCAGATTACTCTGAGTTTGTTGAAGTTGATCCAACTGGAAGATATGGCAGA TACAATGAAATTCTTGGCAGAGGAGCTTCAAAGACAGT TtatagagcatttgatgagtaTGAAGGGATTGAAGTTGCTTGGAACCAGGTCAAGCTCTATGATTTCCTGCAAAGCCCTGAAGATCTTGAAAGGCTTTACTGTGAGATTCATCTCCTCAAGACATTGAAGCATAAAAACATAATGAAATTTTATACTTCTTGGGTTGATACTGCAAACAGGAACATCAACTTTGTGACTGAAATGTTCACTTCTGGGACTTTGAGACA GTACCGGCTAAAGCACAGGAGAGTTAACATTAGAGCAGTGAAGCATTGGTGTAGGCAGATCTTGAGAGGACTTCTTTATCTCCATAGCCATGACCcccctgtgatccatagagatcTAAAATGTGACAACATCTTTGTCAATGGCAATCAAGGGGAAGTGAAGATTGGAGATCTTGGCCTTGCTGCTATTCTTCGAAAATCACATGCTGCTCACTGTGTTG GGACACCAGAGTTTATGGCCCCAGAAGTGTATGAAGAGGCATATAATGAGCTggtggatatttattcttttggGATGTGCATTTTGGAAATGGTCACTTTTGAATATCCATATAGTGAATGCACTCATCCAGCTCAAATATATAAGAAAGTTATCTCT GGCAGAAAACCTGATGCTTTGTATAAAGTGAAGGATCCAGAAGTAAGACAATTCGTGGAGAAATGCTTGGCAACTGTATCACTTAGGCTTTCAGCTAGAGAgttgttgaatgatccatttcTCCAAATTGATGACTGTGAATCCAATTTTAAACCTGTAGACTATGGGTCAGAATTCGATGGCATGAGTACTCTCATAAGGCAACCTTACCTTGAATTTCATGAAAATACTTATCCCTACAGTGGTGGATACTCAAATGGCTATAGCTATGAAGCTCAGGATGAATTAGAATATCATCCTGTTGAATTTGAACATAGTGGTATTGAACTTTTCAAGTATCATGATGAAGAACATTCTGCAAATGTTGACATAAGTATAAAAGGGAAGAGGCAAGATGATGGTGGAATCTTTTTAAGGCTCCGGATTACAGATAGAGATG GGCGCATTCGAAACATATATTTCCCTTTCGACATTGAAACAGACACTGCGTTGAGTGTGGCCACTGAAATGGTTGCGGAACTAGATATTACTGATCAAGATGTGACCAAAATTGCAGATATGATTGATGGGGAAATTGCTTCATTGGTTCCAGAATGGAGGCCAGGGCCAGGCATAGAGGAAACGCCTCGCTTTGCAAATCAAACCTTCTGTCATAATTGTGCTTCCAATCGTACTTCTAATGGTTCACTTGTAGACTTTCTATCAAATAATCCATGTTGTAGAAATGGATGTGCTTCCATGCATGGCCGATTCGAAGAGATAACATTCCAGGCTGATGAACCTGAGCATCATCTGTCAGAAAATGCTCCAAACCTACTGAGCCATTCTGACTCCTTGCAGTATCAGGAAATTTGGGGTCAACATGAAAGCCGTGAACTTACTCCAGTGGGCTCTGGAAGAAGCCATTCAGATGAAGAATATGAAAGAACTGATCAATCAATCTCAACCAAGGATGAGAATAATGTAAAGATGGAAAATGACTTTCAATCTGGTGCAGGACCTCTACACTTAAGTTTTGGTTCGCTTTCCTTGTGCAGTGACCTCTCAGACAGTAACGAGAACAAAGTCCAGCAAGAGTTAAGATGGCTTAAAGCAAAGTACCAAATCGAGTTGGGGAAACTTAGAGATCAACAATTAACAATCGTATCAAAATCTTCTTCTAGCAATATAGAATGCAAACAAGGTAATGGGATTTTTTCACCTGCAGTAACAAATTCATTTCAAGAAACTAGCAATGGGAATCTCTTCAAATCATTAGGCCATGAGAAGTTGTATGGTCCCACTTTGCACACTGATCTGAATAAGAGGGCCAGAAATTGCAGGGCAATCAAGGAATCCTCAAGAACAGGTGACATGGTCCCTGCCAAGAGTTTCTACAACAGCTCATTGCTTCCTCACTCACTTCACAGGACAACATCCCTCCCAGTTGATGCTGTTGATGTATAA